The Microbulbifer hydrolyticus genome has a segment encoding these proteins:
- a CDS encoding NAD-dependent epimerase/dehydratase family protein translates to MKILILGMGHVGKALGSRLRDNGHQVIGTTTTPEKVAALRPYADEVVVLKGHESDKVAAAAAGVDLIVVTVAPNVRNTRTPEERHQHYRQTLVETCSSAAASCERLIFLSSFSVYGDGGEGSSPITEETPTSNHEEPSSLYYQQAEQNILSRSGGCVLRFPDMYGAPGDLSFPERVKLAHSYFGGKALFGADALLYAIHFEDVVSAVAHAVDQRLSGIFNVCDNERIPATNARVFDAICDAEGLTRLEFLNQIKAPNRRISAEKIYATGYRVAHGDPNASYLREGETA, encoded by the coding sequence ATGAAAATACTGATACTGGGCATGGGGCATGTGGGCAAGGCCCTCGGCAGCCGGCTCCGCGACAACGGCCACCAGGTGATCGGTACCACCACCACCCCGGAAAAGGTCGCAGCGCTAAGACCGTATGCGGACGAAGTGGTGGTGCTGAAGGGTCACGAATCCGACAAGGTCGCTGCGGCGGCCGCGGGCGTCGACCTGATTGTGGTCACCGTTGCCCCGAATGTAAGAAATACCCGCACTCCGGAAGAGCGGCACCAGCACTATCGCCAGACACTGGTGGAAACCTGCTCCAGCGCCGCGGCCAGTTGCGAGCGCCTGATCTTCCTGTCGTCGTTCTCCGTGTACGGCGATGGCGGTGAAGGCAGCTCCCCCATCACCGAGGAAACCCCCACCAGCAACCACGAGGAGCCCTCCTCCCTGTATTACCAGCAGGCGGAGCAGAACATCCTCTCACGGTCCGGCGGCTGTGTACTGCGCTTCCCGGACATGTACGGCGCACCGGGCGACCTGAGTTTTCCGGAACGGGTAAAGCTGGCGCACTCCTATTTCGGCGGTAAGGCGCTGTTTGGCGCCGACGCCCTGCTCTACGCAATTCACTTTGAAGACGTGGTCAGCGCGGTGGCCCACGCCGTCGACCAGAGGCTCAGCGGCATTTTTAACGTGTGCGACAACGAACGCATTCCCGCCACCAACGCCCGGGTGTTCGATGCCATCTGTGATGCGGAGGGCCTGACGCGACTGGAATTTCTCAATCAGATCAAGGCGCCCAACCGCAGGATTTCCGCGGAAAAAATCTATGCGACCGGGTATCGCGTTGCCCATGGAGATCCCAATGCAAGCTACTTGCGGGAAGGCGAAACTGCCTGA
- the leuC gene encoding 3-isopropylmalate dehydratase large subunit: MAINSASTLFDKLWSDHTVCELDSGETLLYIDRVFLHERTGSIALQSLHSAGYKVRDARRVFCTMDHIVDTFPGRGDKTLMPSGSDFILATRSETRAANIRLFDVNDEDQGIVHVISPELGLVLPGLTQVCPDSHTCTLGGIGALAWGIGSSEAEHALATGTLRVRKPKNMRVIVDGELASGVTAKDLVLHLIARFGSNGGAGYAVEFCGSAIRRLSVEARFTLCNMAVEFSAFTAIIAPDETVEDYVAGRDFAPKGEHWHDACRYWRTLRSDEDAVFDRELRVDANLIRPMVTWGTSPEQVAGLHECTPDPETFAEIHRREAAQRALEYQGLKPGQVIADIAVNAAFIGSCTNSRISDLRAAAAVVQGRHIAPGVRGVVVPGSRRVKREAEKEGLDRIFTAAGFEWRDSGCSMCFYAGGETFGAHQRVISSTNRNFEGRQGPNTRTHLASPATVAASAIAGYITSAESLANSESLIA, from the coding sequence ATGGCGATAAACAGCGCAAGCACGTTGTTCGACAAGTTGTGGTCGGACCACACCGTGTGTGAACTCGATAGCGGGGAAACCCTGTTATACATCGACCGGGTCTTTCTGCACGAGCGGACCGGTTCGATTGCGCTACAGAGCCTGCACTCCGCCGGCTACAAGGTGCGGGATGCGCGCCGGGTGTTCTGCACCATGGACCATATTGTCGATACCTTCCCGGGGCGCGGAGACAAAACCCTGATGCCATCCGGGTCCGATTTTATCCTGGCTACACGCAGCGAAACCCGCGCGGCCAATATCCGTCTGTTTGACGTGAATGACGAGGATCAGGGGATCGTGCACGTGATCAGCCCGGAGCTGGGGCTGGTGCTGCCTGGACTCACACAGGTGTGCCCGGACAGCCACACCTGCACTCTCGGAGGCATCGGCGCGCTGGCCTGGGGCATCGGTTCCAGTGAGGCGGAGCACGCGCTGGCGACGGGCACCCTGCGGGTGCGCAAGCCCAAAAACATGCGTGTGATCGTCGATGGTGAGCTGGCTTCCGGTGTAACCGCCAAGGACCTGGTGCTGCACCTGATCGCCCGCTTTGGTAGCAATGGTGGGGCGGGTTATGCGGTTGAGTTCTGTGGTTCGGCGATCCGTCGGTTGTCGGTGGAGGCCCGCTTTACCCTGTGCAACATGGCCGTGGAGTTTTCCGCGTTTACCGCGATCATCGCGCCAGACGAAACCGTCGAGGACTATGTGGCCGGCCGCGATTTCGCGCCCAAGGGCGAGCACTGGCACGATGCCTGCCGTTACTGGCGCACGCTGCGCAGTGACGAAGACGCCGTGTTTGATCGCGAACTGCGCGTCGATGCCAACCTTATCCGCCCGATGGTGACCTGGGGTACCAGTCCGGAACAGGTGGCGGGCCTGCATGAGTGCACGCCCGATCCTGAAACCTTTGCCGAAATTCATCGCCGGGAGGCTGCCCAGCGCGCCCTCGAATACCAGGGGCTGAAACCCGGGCAGGTGATTGCTGATATCGCGGTGAATGCCGCCTTTATCGGATCCTGTACCAATAGCCGTATCAGCGATCTGCGAGCGGCAGCGGCGGTGGTGCAGGGCCGGCACATCGCGCCAGGGGTGCGCGGTGTGGTAGTGCCGGGATCTCGACGGGTAAAACGTGAGGCCGAAAAGGAAGGCCTCGACCGGATCTTTACGGCGGCGGGCTTCGAGTGGCGGGATTCCGGCTGCTCCATGTGTTTTTACGCCGGAGGGGAAACCTTTGGCGCGCACCAGCGTGTGATTTCCAGCACCAATCGCAATTTTGAAGGGCGCCAGGGGCCCAATACGCGCACTCACCTGGCGAGCCCCGCCACGGTAGCGGCCTCAGCCATTGCCGGATATATCACCTCTGCCGAGTCACTGGCCAATAGCGAGTCACTGATTGCATGA
- a CDS encoding enoyl-CoA hydratase/isomerase family protein, with product MTTETQQAATAHIGFVTDGGLARITIDNPRQRNAMTVAMWQQLSQLLDRVAADDSIRAVLLTGAGERAFCAGANIDELAAAMRDPAEMRRQNTLIRDVQLQLERLPRPTLAVIRGACYGGGCGVALACDIRLADSESTFAITPSKLGILYNLADTQRLINAVGAANARELLLTGLPVSAARAQQIGLVQHLADGPELERLQAELVQSLLDNSQYSLRWTKATLNYLCGHAAASDISEDQLRQAFEEAFSGGDFEEGSAAFLERRRAQFRWPEG from the coding sequence ATGACAACGGAAACGCAACAAGCGGCGACGGCGCATATCGGTTTTGTCACCGATGGCGGGCTGGCGCGCATCACCATCGACAACCCCAGGCAGCGCAATGCCATGACGGTGGCAATGTGGCAACAATTGTCGCAGCTGCTCGATCGTGTGGCGGCCGACGATAGCATCCGCGCAGTGCTGCTCACGGGGGCGGGTGAGCGCGCATTCTGCGCCGGGGCCAATATCGATGAACTGGCGGCGGCGATGCGGGACCCGGCGGAAATGCGTCGCCAGAATACGCTGATTCGCGACGTGCAGTTGCAGCTGGAGCGATTGCCGCGGCCGACGCTGGCGGTGATTCGCGGTGCCTGTTACGGCGGTGGTTGCGGCGTGGCGTTGGCCTGCGATATTCGCCTTGCCGACAGCGAGTCAACCTTTGCCATCACGCCGTCCAAACTGGGCATTCTCTACAATCTGGCGGACACCCAACGACTGATAAACGCAGTGGGTGCGGCCAATGCGCGCGAACTGTTGTTGACCGGGCTGCCGGTATCGGCAGCGCGGGCGCAGCAAATCGGTCTGGTGCAACATCTGGCGGATGGCCCGGAACTTGAGCGGCTGCAGGCAGAGCTGGTGCAGAGCCTGCTGGACAATTCCCAGTATTCCCTGCGCTGGACCAAGGCTACGCTGAACTATCTCTGCGGCCATGCCGCTGCATCGGACATTAGTGAAGACCAGTTGCGGCAGGCGTTTGAAGAGGCGTTCTCCGGTGGTGATTTCGAAGAGGGTAGTGCGGCGTTCCTCGAGCGGCGTCGTGCACAGTTTCGCTGGCCCGAGGGCTGA
- a CDS encoding DUF3108 domain-containing protein translates to MPYRTIRGHIRYSSRKADRLGHERGREFFSITQQADGIDVLQAHCEIDDAPSVTRDIVQALRHTDSAPLDCSVRLTVGDHFEGTGWFRFTDKQAECETFNHRDGRISQRIELAAPVQWMQCHPIAGDGLLMRLYDLSQGPGKQHFPHMMLSSPDHRGATGPLLFKMGFSLVYVGETDVTVEAGRFRARHFQVTDTAADLPEEHPPYNVWCTADDDYLLLRAEVEGYMQTRYELAEVQYFESHNGVTSAKHTAAETAI, encoded by the coding sequence ATGCCCTACCGAACCATTCGCGGACACATCCGCTACAGCAGCCGCAAAGCCGACCGCCTGGGACACGAGCGCGGCCGGGAATTCTTCAGTATCACCCAGCAGGCGGACGGCATCGATGTGTTGCAGGCCCACTGTGAAATCGACGACGCTCCCAGCGTCACCCGCGACATCGTGCAGGCGCTGCGGCACACCGATTCCGCACCTCTCGACTGCTCGGTGCGCCTCACCGTGGGCGACCATTTTGAGGGTACCGGCTGGTTCCGCTTCACCGACAAGCAGGCCGAATGCGAAACCTTCAACCATCGCGACGGACGCATCAGCCAGCGTATTGAGCTGGCGGCACCCGTGCAGTGGATGCAGTGCCACCCGATTGCCGGCGACGGGCTGCTGATGCGGCTGTACGACCTGTCCCAGGGTCCGGGCAAACAGCACTTTCCACACATGATGCTGTCCTCTCCGGATCACCGCGGTGCGACCGGTCCACTGCTGTTCAAGATGGGCTTTTCCCTGGTGTACGTGGGTGAAACGGACGTCACCGTGGAGGCCGGCCGCTTCCGCGCACGCCATTTCCAGGTCACCGACACCGCCGCTGACCTGCCGGAAGAGCACCCGCCCTACAATGTCTGGTGTACCGCGGATGACGACTACTTGCTGCTGCGCGCCGAAGTGGAGGGCTACATGCAGACCCGCTATGAACTGGCGGAGGTGCAGTATTTCGAATCTCACAATGGCGTCACCAGCGCGAAACACACGGCCGCGGAAACCGCTATCTGA
- a CDS encoding MmgE/PrpD family protein — protein sequence MKLPPTLLQQLVPLLERNIDDATLARAQLHLLDWLGCAAYGSRSEVAAKLRHYLARWGGAGDCWNLCGRDSNWQDTLQYHGILGSIAEMDDLHRTSTLHPGPILIPAALVVADMVRATPRALLESIVVGYETMIRIGRALGRDHYALYHNTSSCGSFGAAAAAARLLGLDPEQTVWALANAGSRTGGFWQMRHEAVDTKPLHNASAAQAGVQAALLAASQLRGPASLLEGTQGFFAATSPQAKPLAVIDQAAGGWLIFQCSFKPWPACRHTHPAIDAVRALGDISVEDIRSLQIGSYADALLFCDRPRPQSPAEARFSVQHCVAVTLLYGKPDIADFEHEVVQRSEVAALREKVSLVLDDEHERAYPGHFGATALVTLNDGTQLNIVLRDAWGDPEWPMAEDDIVTKARTLLGAGGVHPTCAEDVIEIALNLIDQTDLGHLFAALRALGANSA from the coding sequence GTGAAGCTTCCTCCAACGCTACTGCAACAGCTGGTACCCCTGCTGGAGCGTAATATTGACGATGCGACTCTGGCGAGGGCACAGCTGCACCTGCTCGACTGGCTCGGCTGTGCGGCCTATGGCAGTCGCAGCGAAGTGGCGGCAAAGCTGCGGCATTACCTTGCCCGGTGGGGGGGGGCGGGAGACTGCTGGAACCTCTGTGGGCGCGACAGCAACTGGCAGGACACGCTGCAATACCACGGCATACTCGGCAGTATTGCCGAGATGGACGACCTGCACCGCACCTCCACCCTGCATCCCGGCCCGATCCTCATTCCTGCCGCCTTGGTAGTCGCCGACATGGTGCGGGCTACGCCGCGCGCGTTGCTGGAATCTATTGTGGTCGGCTATGAAACAATGATCCGCATCGGCCGCGCACTCGGCCGCGATCACTATGCGCTGTATCACAACACCTCCAGCTGTGGCAGCTTTGGGGCTGCTGCCGCCGCCGCCAGGTTGCTGGGGCTCGACCCTGAGCAGACCGTTTGGGCACTGGCCAACGCGGGCAGTCGCACCGGTGGCTTCTGGCAGATGCGCCACGAAGCGGTGGACACCAAGCCCTTGCACAACGCCAGCGCGGCACAGGCCGGCGTGCAGGCGGCGCTGCTGGCGGCGAGCCAACTGCGCGGACCGGCCAGTTTGCTGGAGGGGACCCAGGGCTTCTTTGCGGCGACATCGCCGCAGGCCAAGCCGCTTGCGGTGATCGATCAGGCCGCGGGCGGCTGGCTGATTTTCCAGTGCAGTTTCAAACCCTGGCCCGCATGCCGTCACACCCATCCGGCGATCGACGCGGTGCGAGCTTTGGGTGACATTTCCGTCGAGGATATCCGTTCGCTGCAAATCGGCAGCTACGCCGACGCACTGCTGTTCTGCGATCGCCCGCGGCCACAGTCGCCGGCCGAGGCGCGTTTCAGCGTGCAGCATTGTGTCGCTGTCACCCTGCTGTACGGGAAACCGGACATCGCCGATTTTGAACACGAGGTTGTGCAGCGGTCGGAGGTGGCGGCACTGCGGGAGAAGGTGTCGTTGGTGTTGGATGACGAGCACGAGCGGGCGTACCCCGGACATTTTGGCGCGACGGCGCTGGTAACACTGAACGACGGCACACAGCTGAATATTGTGTTACGCGATGCCTGGGGAGATCCGGAATGGCCCATGGCGGAGGACGATATCGTCACCAAGGCGCGCACCTTGTTGGGTGCCGGTGGGGTTCACCCGACGTGTGCCGAGGATGTCATCGAGATCGCATTGAATCTGATTGATCAGACGGATCTCGGACATTTGTTTGCGGCGCTGCGCGCACTGGGGGCGAATAGTGCGTGA
- a CDS encoding phenylacetate--CoA ligase family protein has translation MPYPSYFESFDVHQALADYPLGDAFLQTYAGMSRDALRELQNQRFLKLVARGWQIPFYQRLWGEAGILPTDIRSIDDIEKLPVFSKSDIMQSVERFPPIGDFSGLDGLAPEQRPPVVFHTTSGTTGRPQPILFGPRGREIQAMLVARAYRFMGLKPGATVQSTYGHGMINGGHYIREAVTRYTNALFLSAGTGLETRSAQQVQLMRDFGVNVMVGFADYIKKLASVAQEMGMTPGEDLRIDMIIGHLGQETRAALSDAWGGAKLYDWYGVADTGCIAAEGPDQNGLYVWEDAHYLELLDVESGRAVSAGDTGNMVVTCLYKDDIYPVIRFNTCDITAEIPGENPFNLPFRRIRGFLGRSDNMVKLRGINVYPHGIGGMLAELESFTGEYVCIAERDASGRETLTVLVEVGAALEQHPAIARQCAEMLKHKLGIEVGVEPVAAGGTAQWTEIDRRQKPLRLIDRRFD, from the coding sequence ATGCCTTACCCAAGTTATTTCGAGAGTTTTGATGTGCATCAGGCGCTGGCGGACTACCCGCTGGGGGATGCCTTTCTGCAAACCTACGCCGGTATGTCGCGGGATGCCCTGCGGGAACTGCAGAACCAGCGCTTTCTGAAGTTGGTGGCGCGGGGTTGGCAGATTCCGTTTTACCAGCGGTTGTGGGGCGAGGCCGGCATTCTGCCCACTGATATTCGCAGTATCGACGACATCGAAAAACTGCCGGTATTTTCCAAGTCCGACATCATGCAGAGCGTAGAGCGGTTTCCCCCCATTGGGGATTTCAGCGGGCTTGATGGGCTGGCGCCGGAGCAGCGGCCCCCGGTGGTGTTCCATACCACCAGTGGCACCACTGGCCGGCCGCAGCCCATTCTCTTTGGCCCGCGCGGGCGCGAGATACAGGCGATGCTGGTGGCGCGGGCCTACCGTTTTATGGGGCTGAAGCCCGGCGCTACCGTGCAGTCAACCTATGGCCACGGCATGATCAATGGCGGGCACTATATTCGCGAGGCGGTAACCCGCTACACCAACGCGCTGTTTTTATCTGCGGGTACCGGCCTTGAAACCCGTTCTGCCCAGCAGGTGCAGCTGATGCGGGATTTCGGCGTGAACGTAATGGTGGGTTTTGCGGATTACATCAAGAAGCTCGCCAGTGTGGCGCAGGAAATGGGCATGACCCCGGGGGAGGACCTGCGCATTGACATGATCATTGGCCACCTGGGCCAGGAAACCCGCGCCGCATTGAGTGATGCCTGGGGCGGCGCGAAGCTGTACGACTGGTATGGAGTGGCGGATACCGGCTGTATTGCTGCGGAAGGCCCGGACCAGAATGGACTCTATGTGTGGGAAGACGCCCACTACCTGGAGTTGCTCGACGTGGAAAGCGGGCGTGCGGTATCGGCGGGCGACACCGGCAATATGGTGGTGACCTGTCTGTACAAGGACGATATCTATCCGGTGATCCGCTTCAATACCTGTGACATTACCGCGGAGATTCCGGGAGAAAACCCGTTCAATCTGCCGTTCAGGCGCATCCGCGGTTTTCTCGGTCGCTCCGACAATATGGTCAAGCTGCGCGGTATCAATGTATACCCGCACGGCATCGGTGGCATGCTGGCGGAGCTGGAGAGTTTTACCGGGGAATATGTGTGTATCGCCGAGCGCGATGCCAGTGGCCGCGAGACCCTCACGGTGCTGGTGGAAGTGGGCGCGGCCCTGGAGCAACACCCGGCGATTGCCCGGCAGTGCGCGGAAATGCTCAAGCACAAACTGGGAATCGAAGTGGGGGTGGAACCGGTGGCCGCCGGCGGCACCGCGCAGTGGACCGAGATCGACCGACGCCAGAAACCCTTGCGCCTGATCGACCGGCGTTTCGACTGA
- the leuD gene encoding 3-isopropylmalate dehydratase small subunit, producing MKPFVTHTGIAAPLLRRNIDTDAIIPSREMKRVSKRGLGEGLFAGWRYTLPGSRELNPSFVLNRPEYAGASILLALDNFGCGSSREHAVWALAEYGVRAVIASGFGAIFHTNCIRNGILPVRLDEISITALAEQVQRDPQSNPVTIDLQTCLIQCGDLLWPFSLDESARHQLLNGLDPIALTLQHRRAIDVYEQARRKQRTWVYAPLEDSVEGVPL from the coding sequence ATGAAGCCGTTTGTCACCCACACTGGTATTGCCGCGCCGCTACTGCGACGCAACATCGACACCGATGCGATCATCCCGTCGCGGGAAATGAAGCGGGTTTCCAAGCGCGGTCTCGGCGAAGGTCTGTTTGCCGGCTGGCGCTACACCTTGCCCGGAAGTCGTGAGCTAAACCCGTCTTTTGTTCTCAACCGGCCCGAATACGCCGGCGCCTCCATTCTTCTGGCCCTCGACAATTTCGGCTGCGGTTCCTCCCGTGAGCACGCAGTGTGGGCGCTGGCGGAGTACGGTGTGCGTGCAGTTATCGCCAGCGGTTTCGGAGCGATTTTTCATACCAACTGTATCCGCAACGGCATTCTGCCGGTGCGCCTCGATGAAATCAGCATTACGGCGCTGGCCGAACAGGTGCAACGCGACCCGCAGAGCAACCCCGTGACCATCGACCTGCAAACCTGCCTGATCCAGTGCGGCGATTTGTTGTGGCCATTCTCTCTCGATGAGAGCGCTCGCCATCAGCTGTTGAATGGCCTGGATCCGATTGCACTGACATTACAGCATCGCAGGGCGATAGACGTTTATGAGCAGGCGCGGCGCAAGCAGCGCACGTGGGTGTATGCACCACTGGAAGACAGTGTGGAAGGAGTGCCGCTGTGA
- a CDS encoding MmgE/PrpD family protein produces the protein MRDFEQQLVGHVAGANFADLDDAAIAACKTFILDSIGVGISGSRLPLAAELLGTAAEWGSAATHRAATVWGSDVRLPAAHAAMVNAYQIHNQEFDCVHERAVVHPMAVILSALLADAEAREADGRSLLLALALAVDVATVLGMSASKPMRFFRPGTAGCIGAAAGIARLRGYDREKILQSMSIAYSQTGGTMQAHTEGVAVLPMQVAFNARNAIAAADMAGFGLEGPRRFLSGAFGYFSIMESDGNAESAFSLLGGEWQIVRVSHKPFPTGRAAHGTLDALTQLRAAHGFAASDIESVIIAAPPLVRRLVDRPAQPGMSVNYARLCIGYVAATLLLSGDVGVEDFDPAALADPVRQNLAARITMTPSASKDPNALAPQTVTVRLNDGTEYRRELTAILGHPENPLDRSRQLAKFRRCLGSARTPFDAETGVAIIARIERLEQLASVSELTGLLASLPQPVDAIT, from the coding sequence GTGCGTGACTTTGAACAGCAGCTGGTGGGGCATGTCGCCGGCGCGAACTTCGCTGACCTGGATGATGCGGCGATAGCGGCCTGCAAGACATTCATTCTCGATTCCATCGGCGTTGGCATCAGCGGTTCGCGGCTTCCTCTGGCCGCCGAACTGCTGGGCACCGCCGCTGAATGGGGTAGCGCTGCAACCCATCGCGCCGCCACGGTCTGGGGAAGCGATGTTCGCCTGCCCGCGGCGCACGCCGCCATGGTCAATGCCTACCAGATCCACAACCAGGAATTCGACTGTGTGCACGAGCGCGCCGTGGTACACCCGATGGCGGTGATCCTGTCGGCGCTGCTGGCGGATGCCGAGGCGCGCGAGGCGGACGGCCGCTCCCTCTTGCTGGCGCTGGCGCTGGCGGTGGATGTGGCTACCGTGCTCGGCATGAGCGCCAGCAAGCCCATGCGGTTTTTCCGCCCGGGTACCGCGGGCTGCATCGGCGCCGCCGCGGGCATTGCCCGATTGCGCGGCTACGACCGTGAAAAAATCCTACAGTCCATGTCCATCGCATACAGCCAGACCGGTGGCACCATGCAGGCGCACACCGAGGGGGTGGCAGTGCTGCCCATGCAGGTGGCATTCAATGCGCGCAATGCCATCGCCGCTGCGGATATGGCGGGGTTCGGCCTTGAGGGGCCGCGCCGCTTCCTGAGTGGTGCCTTCGGTTATTTCTCGATTATGGAGTCGGATGGTAACGCGGAGTCTGCCTTTTCCCTGTTGGGGGGCGAGTGGCAGATCGTCCGTGTCAGCCACAAACCATTTCCCACCGGGCGTGCGGCGCACGGCACTCTCGACGCACTGACGCAGTTGCGTGCAGCCCACGGTTTTGCCGCCTCGGATATCGAATCGGTAATTATCGCGGCACCGCCGTTAGTGCGGCGCCTGGTCGACAGGCCCGCGCAGCCCGGCATGAGCGTGAATTATGCGCGGTTGTGCATCGGCTATGTGGCGGCGACGCTGCTGCTGTCTGGGGATGTGGGGGTGGAGGATTTCGATCCCGCCGCGCTCGCCGATCCCGTTCGCCAGAATCTGGCAGCGCGCATCACCATGACGCCGTCTGCCAGCAAGGATCCCAATGCACTGGCGCCGCAAACGGTCACCGTGCGGCTGAATGACGGCACTGAATATCGCCGGGAGCTTACTGCGATTCTCGGTCACCCGGAAAACCCGCTGGATCGCAGCCGGCAGCTGGCCAAATTCCGGCGCTGCCTCGGTTCTGCGCGTACGCCATTCGACGCGGAAACCGGAGTTGCGATTATTGCGAGGATTGAGCGGCTGGAGCAGCTGGCATCCGTGAGCGAACTGACCGGCTTGCTGGCGTCACTGCCGCAACCCGTCGATGCCATTACCTGA
- a CDS encoding amidase has protein sequence MIQLSDSHLREDASSLAERLRRGEYTSEQLTARTLAAIEKTQRAINAYVFVDREGALAAARASDARRRAGALLSIYDGLSFAVKDNIAVAGMPTANGLGYRGDAPVSKLDAAVVAQLRSAGLIPLGKLNMHEIALGATNDNPHWGRCEHPLRAGFTPGGSSGGSAAAVSAGLCAVSLGTDTMGSVRIPASYCGVSGFKPGRGSVSANGVTRLSRQLDTVGPLARSSRDLCGLWPLLRETVCKESLGPADLASTRWAVVDDCLALGVAAEISADFQCFTAALPGAIKRPRTFAGSDFSAIRRAGLLLCEAEANVTFAQKLAQRPALFSEELQRLLRWGAERSAPDLVRAQDTVEAAGHWLRMQLDAVDYLLTPTTLQTAFPFSTAAPVNQANLTACVNMAGLAAASIPLGVSSDGLPFGVQIIARAGAEATLLETCVALEQWLPSQRKAQQEMA, from the coding sequence ATGATTCAGCTTAGCGACAGCCATTTGCGTGAGGATGCCTCTTCACTGGCGGAGCGGCTGCGCCGCGGCGAATACACCAGTGAGCAACTCACGGCGCGCACTCTGGCGGCCATCGAAAAGACCCAGCGTGCCATCAATGCCTATGTGTTTGTCGACCGCGAAGGCGCATTGGCCGCCGCGCGTGCGTCGGATGCGCGGCGCAGGGCAGGGGCACTGCTGTCCATCTACGATGGCCTCAGCTTTGCGGTAAAAGACAATATTGCGGTCGCGGGAATGCCCACCGCCAACGGTCTCGGTTACCGCGGCGATGCACCGGTGTCCAAACTGGATGCCGCGGTAGTGGCACAATTGCGCAGCGCCGGCCTGATTCCTTTGGGCAAACTGAACATGCACGAGATCGCCCTCGGCGCCACCAACGATAACCCCCACTGGGGGCGCTGCGAACACCCGCTGCGCGCCGGCTTTACCCCGGGAGGCTCCAGCGGCGGCTCGGCGGCGGCAGTGTCTGCGGGGCTCTGCGCAGTCTCGCTGGGAACCGACACCATGGGCTCGGTGCGTATCCCTGCGAGTTACTGTGGCGTCAGCGGGTTCAAGCCCGGACGCGGCTCGGTGAGTGCCAACGGCGTCACCCGCTTGAGCCGACAGCTCGATACCGTCGGGCCGCTGGCGCGCTCGAGTCGTGATCTGTGCGGGCTTTGGCCGCTGCTGCGCGAAACAGTGTGCAAGGAATCTCTCGGTCCAGCCGATCTGGCGAGCACCCGCTGGGCAGTTGTCGACGACTGCCTGGCGCTGGGTGTGGCTGCAGAAATTTCTGCGGATTTCCAGTGTTTCACGGCGGCGTTGCCGGGCGCAATAAAACGTCCGCGAACGTTCGCGGGAAGCGATTTTTCTGCCATCCGCCGCGCGGGCCTGTTGCTGTGCGAGGCGGAGGCCAATGTGACTTTCGCGCAAAAGCTGGCCCAGCGTCCCGCGCTGTTTTCGGAAGAGTTACAGCGGCTGCTGCGCTGGGGCGCCGAGCGCAGTGCACCGGACCTGGTGCGCGCACAGGATACTGTGGAAGCAGCGGGTCACTGGTTGCGTATGCAGCTGGACGCCGTGGACTATCTGCTGACACCGACCACCCTGCAGACCGCGTTTCCCTTCAGTACCGCGGCTCCGGTGAACCAGGCTAACCTGACCGCCTGCGTGAACATGGCGGGGCTGGCGGCGGCGAGTATTCCGCTGGGCGTGTCCAGCGATGGACTACCATTCGGTGTTCAGATCATTGCCCGCGCGGGCGCTGAAGCTACATTACTCGAGACCTGTGTTGCGCTGGAGCAGTGGTTGCCCAGCCAGCGAAAGGCACAACAGGAGATGGCGTGA